The DNA sequence GGGGACCGGTCGGCCGGCTGCTGGACCGCCTGCACCTGCTCCGGTACGCCGAGCCCGGCCAGTTGCGCCGGTACGGCTCCCGGCTCGGCGAGCCGACGGTCGGGCTGGTCCGGGGCGCGGCGCAGGCCGCCGCAGCGCTGGTCACGGTGGTGGTGCTGGCGTACCTGATGGTGCTGGAGGCGCCCCGGATCGTGGCGGCGACGCTGCGGCTGGTCGGGGACGGCCCGGCGGAGCGGTTGCGGCGCATCGGCCGCGACTCCTCCCGGATCGTCACCGGCTACCTGAGCGGAAACCTGGTGATCAGCCTGATCTGCGGCGGCCTGACGTTCGTGGTGCTGCTTCTGCTCGGGGTGCCGTTCGCCGCGGTGATCGCGCTGGTGGTCGCCGTGTTCGACCTGATCCCGCTGGTCGGCGCCACGATGGGCGCGATCGTCGCGGCCGGCGCGGGCTTCGCGCGCTCCCCCACGGCCGGCGTCGTGGTGCTGGTCTTCTTCGTGGTCTACCAGCAGGTGGAGAACCACCTGCTGCAACCGGTGATCATGGCTCGCGCGGTCCGGCTCAACCCGTTGACCGTGCTGGTCAGCGTGCTGCTGGCGGCCGAGCTGGCCGGGCTGGTCGGCGCGCTGCTGGCGATCCCGGCGGCCGGCGTCGTGCAGGTGCTGCTGCGCGAGTTCGTTCCG is a window from the Micromonospora sp. DSM 45708 genome containing:
- a CDS encoding AI-2E family transporter; amino-acid sequence: MSVADDRSTARRTLIVIGLVLATLVGLALVWATRRVLVWGLVAAFLAVALKPLVDRLERRVQRRALATLLVFLATFVLLAALGTVIVLPLVDELGRLADRVPELVHEAQAGRGPVGRLLDRLHLLRYAEPGQLRRYGSRLGEPTVGLVRGAAQAAAALVTVVVLAYLMVLEAPRIVAATLRLVGDGPAERLRRIGRDSSRIVTGYLSGNLVISLICGGLTFVVLLLLGVPFAAVIALVVAVFDLIPLVGATMGAIVAAGAGFARSPTAGVVVLVFFVVYQQVENHLLQPVIMARAVRLNPLTVLVSVLLAAELAGLVGALLAIPAAGVVQVLLREFVPAGRLVLAAPADPGPGPGGGPAGDPDPVARDRPPAGG